The genomic segment agttttttctccacttcagcagcacttacatgcAACAAAGCTTAGAGtattatttatatctatattcTACAGTTTTTTACTGAAGGATATGTTCATTTATCAATCACACTAATTTATAGAACATTTTGTTCCTAAAAAAACATGGTGAAAGCGCTTATATTAAAAAGTTTTGAGATTTTTCTCCACTCCAGCAGCACTTACAAACAACAAAACTTAGAGTAATATTCCTATCTATATTTGGCTCGTTTTAAGTGAGGGATTTATTCATATATCAATCACACTGATTTAGACaacattttattctttaaaaaaacatggtGAAAACACTTATATTTAAAGGTTGtgagttttttctccacttcagcagcacttacagaCAACAAAACTTAGAGtattatttatatctatattcTACAGGTTTTTACTgaaggatttgttcatatatcaatCACACTAATTTATAGAACATTTTGTTCCTAAAAAAACATGATGAAAGCGCTTATATTTAAAGGTTGTGAGTTTTTTCTCCaattcagcagcacttacaatcAACAAAACTTAGAGtattatttatatctatattcTACAGGTTTTTACTgaaggatttgttcatatatcaatCACACTAATTTATAGAACATTTTGTTCCTAAAAAAACATGGTGAAAGCGCTTATATTTATAGGTTGtgagttttttctccacttcagcagcacttacagaCAACAAAACTTAGAGTATTATTCCTATCTATATTTGGCTTGTTTTAAGTGAGGGatctattcatatatgaatcacactgatttatacaacattttattcttaaaaaaaagacatgGTGAAAGCACTTATATTTAAAGGTTTtgagttttttctccacttcagcagcacttacaaacAACAAAACTTAGAGTATTATTTATATCTTTATTCCACAGGTTTTTACTGAAGGATATGTTCATTTATCAATCACACTAATTTATAGAACATTTTGTTGCTAAAAAAACATGGTGAAAGCGCTTATATTTAAAGGTTGTGAGTTTTTTCTCCAAGTCAGCAGCACTTACAAACAACAAAACTTAGAGTATTATTTATATCTTTATTCCACAGGTTTTTTTCCTGcaggatttgttcatatatacatatatattcataaatacaCTGATTTGTTACTGCTCTctatctgtttgcatctgttgaTTTCCATTGCAATACGATTAATATTCTGAAAATGAATGCAAATTAGTGAGTAGAATTAGTGATTAGATAATGCTTCATTTGGATATATTGGACttaaaattattcataatgtaATCAGTCAACTGGGGAAGTATGGTGATATGTATTAGTTATGTTTTTATCCAATGCTTGTATTCACTGTAAGAGGTACCTGCGGCAGCTCCAGTGCTTTCATGACGGCAGAGAAGGCGTACAGGTCGTGTGTGGTGTTGCGCAGCTCCTGTGCAAGCTGGATGATCCTGTGCAGCACTGTCGCCCGCTGACCCACTGTCCCAGTACAGCCCAGAAGATCCACCGCCACACCCAGAGCCAGAGTGTGATGCCTGATGGGAAATCACAGCATGAGGTCATCACATTTCACAGGACTTCGACACCAGCATCGTTAAGGCAGCACGCACCTCTCCAGCAGGTCCTGTCTGAGCTGGCCTCCGTGTGGAAGCGTGATCAGCTCCAGACCCGTCTCCACTCCCATGATCCTCTTCTGCTCCACCGTCACCCCTGTGACTCGAGCCACCTGAGGCACACAGAGGCTCGTGAAGCGGTGTGTGGAGTGTGTTGCTTTGCTACTATTTAtcaattattacagtttttattgatattttgaattagcttttattaacTAAAAATGACTTCCATTAACAGTATTTTTGCCTTGATTTCCAGCACAAATATCTTAATATTCTTTAATCAAGATACActcacttgagaagcaaaattacttaaaatatttattctttttagatATACAGAAAACTTATGGCCAGATTTAATATCAGCTTTTGTCAGCGCAAACCCTCATATGGGATTTAAaaactactgtcaggatttacacACGGTGGGAAAATAGCGCTGTTAGTTATTTTTGCGACTCTccttattaaatatgaatttgtaggagtttcccctTTGATCTgtaaatttatgggaggagagtatttaaatgaatcatgcaaCGCAATTTACTATGATTTGAGCTTGTCAATTCACTAATATTTGCGGCATTATTTAATGTACAAAAAAAGCATGTATTAAAGCAAGCAGTAATTTccgctgctcttggtagatttgCGTCGGTGTTCTTTAATGCGCACATTTGTCAATGAATTACCCACAGAATATACCCTCCCATCAGtgcttttattacattttgctcTAAATCTGGCCCTTAACCttaattcaaagagaaaacaaggttatttttcaGAGATTTTTCTCGTTTTAAGCCAAACATATTTTGATCAGTTCTTcagaaaacaagtcaaaaaaagaaaatcttatgTCAAATTGATCTCacataaatgtatcttgatttaagaattatGTGTTAGAAAGATTTTGCAGAGTACTAATTTTAGTGCCCTAAACATATTTCACTTAATTGCTGATGCTACATTTGTAATTTTCGTTTAGTTTAAGGTCAGTTTCTTTTCTTTCAGCTTCAGATAGCAGAAATGCTTTAATGGTTTCAGTGAATGAGTGCAGCACCTGGCAGTTGACGCTGAGCATGTGCAGCGCGGTGGTCCTGGCGTCGGTGCACGTCAGCAGCTCTTTGACCTTCAGCAGGACGCTCTGATCCAGCGGACGGTTGTTGTCAGGCAGCATGAGCGAGCGGAACTCATCCAGATGGAAACATGATGTGGTCTCAGTCTGCGGCCGCTCGAAATGCCAATCACGCTCCTCCTCCTGGATGATCTCGCTCACCCTGCGCTCCTCCTCTAGCTTCTCTGCCTCCAGGAAGCCAAAGCTGGTCTCAGTGATGCGCGCGCGACTGGTCCATCGCTCCTGAGCACGGAGACGCGCCGCATGACCTTTGGGTAACATGGTGATGGGGACCTACAGGGGGTCAAAGGTGAGTTTGTTACCGTCATCTTATTCTGTTTCTTGGAAACAACTTGAACCAATGTGCAACTAGTTTTACTTTCTAATCTGATACTACAAATAATGTTGCTTGCTCCCCAGTGACTTCCATTAAAAAACAATgagatgtttttcaaaatatatatttttttatattttgcagaaATGTGTCAAACAGATCTGGAACTATATGAAAAAACATTTAAGAAACATTGCGTTCACTCCTAAAACTTTTGCGTTCTCCCAAGAAACCTTGTGTTTCCTTCCAGTTATATTACCTACGGATCAATGcttttcttacagatttctgctcatttgAAATTGAATAAAGATGAATTAGCACTGTATTAGGCTACATTTGTTTAATGGCATTATTGAgagagcgattgcgtgtgaataaGTGCTGTAGTacttgtttaaatcatgctttcagctgaaaatatacatttctagAAGGAACAAACCAATTCCTTGAGAACTGTATCTTCCCGCTCATGCCGTCATCACAGCCTTCACATTCTTTCTGATTTGACTGATCCTTCTCTATTAAGACAGCTGAATatgtgaattcttgctgaataagcAGTTATGGGTCGTTGGCATGAACTGCACTGGTGATGGAGTGGTGTaggagcgctcttggagcgagAGAAAACCACGACGCTCCGAGTTTTAAAAAAAtctgctcctcgctccagtcaaaaTCACACCACTACGCTCACATACTCTGCTGTGATCCCACTGATATTATTGTGGGATATAATAAATTGTGTATTAACTAAGTAAATTAAATCAGTTGTTTTGACTTTAAATAGCATGTGGTCCTGAACGCTCACCTGTGGCACCAGCTCACCATAGAGACCGGTGGAGTCAGACTCAGAATCAGACTGAGTCGGGGTGAAGACGATGGAGATCCGCAGCGGTTTGGGAGGTGCTCGTGAATGCAGCTGTCCATCAGAACCACGCAGAGGACAGCCGCCGAGACTTGACTGGCTGGGTGGAGCCGCACAGGAAGTGGCTGGGCTTAGGACAGGCTCACTTCCTGTGCGGAACACCGGGGAGACGGGGGTGGGGCTGGACTCCTGTGATGGACAGCTCTGTTGGACCCCTGCACGACATCAACCAAACATTCTATGTGATAATCAGATCTCAGATCAGTTTTTCAGTatgttcacgtgtgtgtgtgtgtacctgtgcggAGGTTGCTGTCAGATTGAGCGGACTGTAGTGATGGTCTCCCAACTGTCTCCAGATTAGCAGGCTGACTGCCGCTCCTAACAAACATGCACACATCAATGTTACCACGACACTTTTACTACACACACATCACTGTTACTATGGAAACACACCTCAACACTGTTACTATGGAAACTAAATGgactgtgtatatgtgtgttaccTGAGCAGGTTGTTGCTGTTGATTTGCAGTGTGTCTCTCTGAGAGGAGCTCAGGCTCCGCCTCTTGCTCTGACCTTGTGTCAGGAGGGAGGAGCTCGATGACCTCACAGCCTGGCGCTCGCTGATGATGCGTAGAGGCACAGTGCGCGTGATTGGTTGGAAGATGACAGCTCCGGTGGAATGTGAGATGGGACGCCGTCCGCCGACGTGAAAGCGAATTAACGCTGGAATATTATCGAACTGATCGTTCTCAAACTGAAACAGCTCCCGGGTGTAGccctacacacatacacacacacacatcagactcAGCATCTGAAAGAAGCGATAAACGTTGCGACAGATGCTGTACCTGTTTGGGTCGCAGCACCACACGGATGATTTTGAAGTGCATGGGCTGATTTTTCCACATGCAGCTCAGGACGTATTCTCCCGCGCTGGAGCTGGAGTCACGCACCAGGAACTCCCCGTCTCTACTGAACAACTGCTCCGCTCCCTGATACATCAACATACACAACACTGTGAGATCTAAACCAGTCAACAAATGACTACTTAccatagcacatttcatacaaaaagtgctttacaataaaataatcataatagatgcataataaataaatatagagaaTTAAAACGAATCAAAGTTAAGCACTAGAACAACCCAAAATAGCCCGTAAcattaaaacaaactaataaaaatttaatttaaattaacttactaaaaaataaataataaaataaataaatgaaaatcccCTCCTTGAACTGTCACCTTAACgtgaggggtttgagtacccgaatgaccctaggagctatgttgtccggggctatatgcccctggtagggtcttccaaggcaaacaggtcctaggcgacgggtcagactaagagcggttcagaaaacCCTTATGAAGAGAttaaatcaaaggaccgtgacgtcgcccggtatggcgcagccggggccccaccctggagccaggcccaggtttgggcctccccccacggggtccggccgggctcaacccgaaggagcgacgtggggccgccttcccatgggctcaccacctacaggagggaccgtaaggggccggtgcttagagaatcgggcggcagtcgaaggcgggggcctcgacagcccgatccctggacacggaaactagctctagggacatggaacgtcacctcactggcggggaaggagcccgagattgtgcgtgaggttgagaggttccgactagcgatagtcgggctcacctctacgcacagcttgggctctggaaccacactcctcgagagaggatggactcttcaccactctggagttgcccatggtgagaggcggcgggctggtgtgggtttgcttacagccccccagctcagctgccatgtgttggagtttaccccggtgaacgagagggtcgcttccctgcgccttcgggtcggggataggtctctcactcgtttgtcgtttgtgcctacgggccgaacggcagtgtagagtacccggccttcttggagtctctgggaggggtgctggaaagtgctccgactggagactccgtcgttttactgggggacttcaacgcccacgtgggcaacgacagtgacacctggaggggcgtgattgggaggaacggcccccctgatctgaacccgagcggtgttcagttattggacttctgtgctagttacagcttgtccataacgaacaccatgttcaagcataagggtgtccatcagtacacgtggcaccaggacaccctaggccgtaggtcgatgatcgactttgtggtcgtttcatccgacctccggccgtatgtcttggacactcgggtgaagagaggggcggagctgtcaactgatcaccacctggtggtgagttggatccgatggcgggggaagaagctggacagactcggcagacccaaacgtactgttagggtctgctgggaacatttggccgagtctcctgtcagagagatcttcaactcccacctccgacagagcttcgaccggatcccgagggaggctggagatattgagtccgagtggaccatgttctccacctccattgttgaAGCGGCCGCtcagagctgtggccgtaaggtctccggtgcctgtcgaggcggcaatccccgaacccggtggtggacaccggaagtaagggatgccgtcaagctgaagaaggagtcctatcgggcctggttggcttgtgggactcctgaggcagctgacaggtaccggcaggccaagcggactgcagcccggttggttgtggaggcaaaaactcgggcctgggaggagttcggtgaggccatggagaaggactatcggtcagccttgaagagattctggcagaccgtccggcgcctcaggagagggaagcagtgccctaccaacgctgtttacagtagaggtggggagctgttgacctcaactggggatgtcgttggacggtggaaggaatacttcgaggatctcctcaatcccgctgtcacgtcttccattgaggaagcagaggctgagggctcagatgtggactcgtccatcacccaagctgaagtcaccgaggtagtcaagaaactcctcggtggcaaggcaccgggggtggatgagatccgccctgagtacctcaagtctctggatgttgtggggctgtcccggacgatagtagaacctcggattcaggaggaacagtgtggttttcgtccaggccgtggaacactggaccagctctataccctctacagggtgctggtggattcatgggagtttgcccaaccagtccacatgtgctttgtggatttggagaaggcattcgactgtgtccctcgcggcggcctgtggagggtgctccgggagtatggggtccggggccctttgctaagggctatccggtccctgtacgaccggagcagaaGCTTGGTTCGTactgccagcagtaagtcagacttgttcccggtgcgtgttggactccggcagggctgccccttgtcgccggttctgttcatgatttttatggacagaatttctaggcgcagccaggggccggagggggtcaggtttggtgacaacacgatttcatctctgctctttgcggatgatgttgtcgtgttggcctcatcaagcctgGGATGAGAAttagcacctccaaatccgaggccatggtcctcattcagaaaagggtggcttgcccacttcaggttggtggagagttcctgcctcaagtggaggagtttaagtatcttggggtcttgttcacgaagttctcgatttaccggtcaatctacgttcctactctcacctatggtcatgagctttgggtcatgaccgagaggacaagatcccggatacaggcggccgaaatgagctttctccgcagggtggctgggcgatcccttagagatagggtgag from the Carassius carassius chromosome 7, fCarCar2.1, whole genome shotgun sequence genome contains:
- the sh2d3a gene encoding breast cancer anti-estrogen resistance protein 3 homolog isoform X2, which produces MNERSIARWLTHIGLPQYTRALEKHTYGLEGLLLVTEDDLRLMGVEDPGHRTIITGHLQQQRTQAERENSSAVMTGTMSRKGSLASSPDMVKPSTDLFRHSIVPRLRRRDNQRVSASCLELPSHCDEDHAPSSKLKHSRRKSVTAFFSQVFSGLRDMDSLKKELEEELKLSTDDLRSHAWYHGPLRREGAEQLFSRDGEFLVRDSSSSAGEYVLSCMWKNQPMHFKIIRVVLRPKQGYTRELFQFENDQFDNIPALIRFHVGGRRPISHSTGAVIFQPITRTVPLRIISERQAVRSSSSSLLTQGQSKRRSLSSSQRDTLQINSNNLLRSGSQPANLETVGRPSLQSAQSDSNLRTGVQQSCPSQESSPTPVSPVFRTGSEPVLSPATSCAAPPSQSSLGGCPLRGSDGQLHSRAPPKPLRISIVFTPTQSDSESDSTGLYGELVPQVPITMLPKGHAARLRAQERWTSRARITETSFGFLEAEKLEEERRVSEIIQEEERDWHFERPQTETTSCFHLDEFRSLMLPDNNRPLDQSVLLKVKELLTCTDARTTALHMLSVNCQVARVTGVTVEQKRIMGVETGLELITLPHGGQLRQDLLERHHTLALGVAVDLLGCTGTVGQRATVLHRIIQLAQELRNTTHDLYAFSAVMKALELPQVVRLEMTWRALRRNHTDSAVMFEKSLKPFMKSLNEGEGEGDDIVVSGPLSLPHMVPLLRLMEGEDSVESTDRGCQLLYNLLQSARNAALHANDCTQHALGLLSAGWEPIPELLEMFQTEFALRLFWGQMGAKADRKERYAKFDRILTVLSNKLEPDGSS
- the sh2d3a gene encoding breast cancer anti-estrogen resistance protein 3 homolog isoform X1, which translates into the protein MNERSIARWLTHIGLPQYTRALEKHTYGLEGLLLVTEDDLRLMGVEDPGHRTIITGHLQQQRTQAERGEHTQMMMVCLQLFMSDLTLSVSSENSSAVMTGTMSRKGSLASSPDMVKPSTDLFRHSIVPRLRRRDNQRVSASCLELPSHCDEDHAPSSKLKHSRRKSVTAFFSQVFSGLRDMDSLKKELEEELKLSTDDLRSHAWYHGPLRREGAEQLFSRDGEFLVRDSSSSAGEYVLSCMWKNQPMHFKIIRVVLRPKQGYTRELFQFENDQFDNIPALIRFHVGGRRPISHSTGAVIFQPITRTVPLRIISERQAVRSSSSSLLTQGQSKRRSLSSSQRDTLQINSNNLLRSGSQPANLETVGRPSLQSAQSDSNLRTGVQQSCPSQESSPTPVSPVFRTGSEPVLSPATSCAAPPSQSSLGGCPLRGSDGQLHSRAPPKPLRISIVFTPTQSDSESDSTGLYGELVPQVPITMLPKGHAARLRAQERWTSRARITETSFGFLEAEKLEEERRVSEIIQEEERDWHFERPQTETTSCFHLDEFRSLMLPDNNRPLDQSVLLKVKELLTCTDARTTALHMLSVNCQVARVTGVTVEQKRIMGVETGLELITLPHGGQLRQDLLERHHTLALGVAVDLLGCTGTVGQRATVLHRIIQLAQELRNTTHDLYAFSAVMKALELPQVVRLEMTWRALRRNHTDSAVMFEKSLKPFMKSLNEGEGEGDDIVVSGPLSLPHMVPLLRLMEGEDSVESTDRGCQLLYNLLQSARNAALHANDCTQHALGLLSAGWEPIPELLEMFQTEFALRLFWGQMGAKADRKERYAKFDRILTVLSNKLEPDGSS